The following are encoded together in the Actinoplanes sp. N902-109 genome:
- a CDS encoding bifunctional diguanylate cyclase/phosphodiesterase, which yields MTTTRRLSARAPVTLTLAVVVAAAVTAVGGYAVPTGPGQRLFCDAAQFATGVLAAFACFAAAREHTGLRARWRLLLGAGLTGWTLCRLWWSVHDVLDPGRPTAVGPADVGFLILPLFVFLALLTMSAALPRPVRASLPRDRVVLVIDSVLISGSLVALAWSALPHRIYHEIGDNPWVAGLTAAYPVADLVLVVMAVLLLAMRPAWAPARATLGFVAAGLGVLGCSDVVRLLTLTSAGPEPVGAAGYLLGPALLAAAALTNPGTPGPPAVQEPEPDWVHLILPYVPVVTTGVVIAVRTGTGGQLTSYEAYLGWLGLGLVVARQMFTIVDNTVLLARVSEGQERLHHQAYHDPLTGLANRALFRERLVLALDAHRHRGTPMALVFADLDDFKLINDSFGHAMGDRLLRAIAGRLTACVGGADLVARLGGDEFAVLLERRAAEADPIGRAILAALREPFEIDGHTVGISASLGLVLPEPGDRDISADTLLRRADAAMYTSKRRGKNAIVRYAGSADGGPNADLPHLLMRALAEPVGYGFEVHYQPIVNVTDGSVVAVEALARWTDPVAGPVDPDVFVTVAERTGLVAAIDDFVLNRACADATALAACYGRPVDVHVNVSAARLGQHGLAEGVLAALARHGVPAGRLVVEITETKRIPDLARAVEVAEELRRHGIRVALDDFGSGYNALAQLHSLPVDIVKLDSTLTDVDVAPDRAGVLCRSVLRICADLGIAVIAEGIETTARAGALAALGCEFGQGYLYGQPRPVHRLAARVPQQPGPASIEAVS from the coding sequence GTGACGACCACGCGACGGCTGTCCGCCCGGGCCCCCGTGACGCTGACGCTTGCCGTCGTCGTGGCGGCCGCCGTCACGGCGGTCGGCGGGTACGCCGTCCCCACCGGCCCGGGACAGCGCCTCTTCTGCGACGCCGCGCAGTTCGCCACCGGGGTGCTGGCCGCGTTCGCCTGCTTCGCGGCCGCCCGTGAGCACACCGGGCTGCGGGCCCGCTGGCGCCTGCTGCTCGGCGCCGGGCTGACCGGCTGGACGCTGTGCCGGCTCTGGTGGTCCGTGCACGACGTGCTCGACCCCGGCCGGCCCACCGCCGTCGGCCCGGCCGATGTCGGTTTTCTGATCCTGCCGCTGTTCGTGTTCCTCGCCCTGCTGACCATGTCCGCGGCGCTGCCCCGGCCGGTCCGCGCGTCACTGCCCCGCGACCGGGTGGTGCTGGTCATCGACAGCGTGCTGATCAGCGGGTCGCTGGTCGCGCTGGCCTGGTCGGCGCTGCCGCACCGGATCTACCACGAGATCGGCGACAACCCCTGGGTGGCCGGGCTGACCGCCGCGTACCCGGTGGCCGACCTGGTGCTCGTCGTGATGGCGGTGCTGCTGCTGGCGATGCGGCCGGCCTGGGCCCCGGCGCGGGCCACGCTGGGGTTCGTGGCGGCCGGGCTGGGCGTGCTGGGCTGCTCGGACGTCGTACGGCTGCTGACCCTGACCAGCGCCGGCCCGGAGCCGGTGGGGGCGGCGGGCTATCTGCTCGGGCCGGCCCTGCTCGCGGCGGCGGCGCTGACCAACCCGGGCACCCCGGGGCCACCCGCGGTGCAGGAACCCGAGCCGGACTGGGTGCACCTGATCCTGCCGTACGTGCCCGTGGTGACGACCGGTGTGGTGATCGCCGTGCGCACCGGCACCGGGGGGCAGCTTACGTCGTACGAGGCCTATCTGGGGTGGCTCGGTCTGGGGCTGGTGGTGGCCCGGCAGATGTTCACCATCGTCGACAACACCGTGCTGCTGGCCCGCGTCTCCGAGGGCCAGGAACGGCTGCACCACCAGGCCTATCACGACCCGCTGACCGGGCTGGCCAACCGGGCGCTGTTCCGCGAGCGGCTGGTGCTCGCGCTGGACGCCCACCGGCACCGGGGCACGCCGATGGCGCTGGTCTTCGCCGACCTCGACGACTTCAAGCTGATCAACGACAGCTTCGGGCACGCCATGGGCGACCGGCTGCTGCGGGCCATCGCCGGGCGGCTGACAGCCTGCGTCGGCGGTGCCGACCTGGTGGCCCGGCTCGGCGGCGACGAGTTCGCGGTGCTGCTGGAGCGGCGCGCGGCCGAGGCCGACCCGATCGGCCGGGCCATCCTGGCCGCGCTGCGCGAGCCGTTCGAGATCGACGGGCACACCGTGGGCATCAGCGCCAGCCTCGGCCTGGTCCTGCCCGAGCCGGGCGACCGGGACATCTCGGCCGACACCCTGCTGCGCCGGGCGGACGCGGCCATGTACACCAGCAAACGCCGCGGCAAGAACGCCATCGTGCGCTACGCGGGCAGCGCCGACGGCGGACCCAACGCCGACCTGCCGCACCTGCTGATGCGCGCGCTGGCCGAGCCGGTCGGCTACGGCTTCGAGGTGCACTACCAGCCGATCGTCAACGTCACCGACGGCAGCGTGGTCGCGGTCGAGGCGCTGGCCCGGTGGACCGACCCGGTGGCCGGCCCGGTCGACCCGGACGTGTTCGTGACCGTCGCCGAGCGCACCGGCCTGGTCGCCGCGATCGACGACTTCGTGCTGAACCGCGCGTGTGCCGACGCGACCGCGCTGGCCGCCTGCTACGGCCGCCCGGTCGACGTGCACGTCAACGTGTCAGCGGCCCGGCTGGGCCAGCACGGGCTGGCCGAGGGGGTGCTGGCGGCGCTGGCCCGGCACGGCGTACCGGCGGGCCGGCTGGTCGTGGAGATCACCGAGACCAAGCGCATCCCGGACCTGGCGCGGGCCGTCGAGGTGGCCGAGGAGCTGCGCCGGCACGGCATCCGGGTCGCCCTGGACGACTTCGGCAGCGGCTACAACGCGCTGGCCCAGCTGCACTCGCTGCCGGTCGACATCGTCAAGCTGGACTCGACGCTGACCGATGTGGACGTTGCCCCGGACCGGGCCGGCGTGCTGTGCCGCTCGGTGCTGCGGATCTGCGCCGACCTGGGCATCGCGGTGATCGCCGAGGGCATCGAGACGACCGCGCGGGCCGGGGCCCTGGCCGCGCTGGGCTGCGAGTTCGGCCAGGGCTACCTGTACGGCCAGCCGCGCCCCGTGCACCGGCTGGCCGCGCGGGTGCCCCAGCAGCCCGGTCCGGCGTCGATCGAGGCGGTCAGCTGA
- a CDS encoding PP2C family serine/threonine-protein phosphatase, protein MRSNNQDCHYAGDRLLVVADGMGGMAAGDVASRIAVEAMASLDVPIDNEHQMDSLHKALEVANGRIAETVAGNAALQGMGTTMTAVIFSTDRAALAHVGDSRAYLLRDGRLNQLTKDDTYVQMLVDQGLIRPEEAAGHPRRAVVTQALQGEPVSPSYVIVEPEEGDRWLLCSDGLTGPVPAERIEAELLSCPDPQSCAERLVDLALQGGGPDNITVIVADLTLRG, encoded by the coding sequence GTGCGAAGCAACAACCAGGACTGTCATTACGCCGGCGACCGGCTGCTGGTTGTCGCCGACGGCATGGGTGGCATGGCCGCCGGGGACGTCGCGAGCCGCATCGCCGTCGAGGCCATGGCCTCCCTCGACGTGCCCATCGACAACGAGCACCAGATGGACTCGCTGCACAAGGCGCTCGAGGTCGCCAACGGGCGGATCGCCGAGACCGTGGCGGGCAACGCGGCGCTGCAGGGGATGGGCACCACGATGACCGCGGTGATCTTCTCGACCGACCGGGCGGCGCTGGCCCACGTCGGCGACAGCCGGGCCTATCTGCTCCGCGACGGCCGGCTCAACCAGCTGACCAAGGACGACACCTATGTGCAGATGCTGGTCGACCAGGGCCTGATCCGGCCCGAGGAGGCGGCCGGGCACCCGCGCCGGGCGGTCGTCACCCAGGCGTTGCAGGGCGAGCCGGTCAGCCCGTCGTACGTCATCGTGGAGCCCGAGGAGGGCGACCGCTGGCTGCTGTGCAGCGACGGTCTCACCGGCCCGGTGCCGGCCGAGCGGATCGAGGCCGAGCTGCTGTCCTGCCCCGACCCGCAGTCCTGTGCCGAGCGGCTGGTGGATCTGGCGCTGCAGGGCGGCGGCCCGGACAACATCACCGTGATTGTCGCCGATCTGACCCTGCGGGGCTGA